The DNA window CCACTCCTCGAACGGAGGCGTGTCGGGCATGGGAACGAGAATACGGATTCGCGTTGCTCCGGCCCCGCGTGAGGTTCAACACGCGTCGGCCCGGCAGTGACCACCGCACCTGAATGCTTTCGAACGGATGCTTCCGGGGGGAAGGCTCTCGCGAGCGGCCGGAGGGGCGGCCAAACAGGCCGCAAGAGCTACCGCTCGATCCAGACGTTTCGGTAGGCGTCGACGCGGGCCCGCCAGCCGGGCGGCACGACGATGGTCGTGTCGTACTGGTGCAGCACGGCGGGGCCCTCAAGCGTGTGCCCGTGGTGCAGGGCCGTGCGGGCGTAGACGGTCGTCTCCGCCGGGCCGCCGGGCGAAAACCAGACCGGGCGGGTGCCGATTTCGGCGTCCCGAAGGGGCAGGTCGGTCTCGGGCTCGCGGGGAAGGGGCGGGGGCGAGACGGGCACCGTCCCGCGGGCCCGCAGGGCGACGGCCTCGACCGGAGCCTCCGGGGCGGCGTGGCCGTAGCGCCGGCGGTGGCGGTCGTGGAAGGCCTCGGCGGCGCCGCCCAAAGCCGTTGCCGTGACGGGGGAAGCCAGGGGCACGGTCACCTCGTAGCTCTGGCCCACGTAGCGCAGGTCGAGCTCGAAGGCGACCTTGGGCGTGCCGTGCCCTTCCAGGGCAGACTCGACCTTCTCGGTCAGGGCGCTAGCGGCGTGCTGGATTGGGGCGGGGTCGCCTTGAAGCGTGCCAACGGAGGTCAAGAGTGCCCGGGAGGCGTCATGGGTCACGTCGGCCATGAGCAGGCCAAGCGCGCTAAGGGCCCCAGGTGCAGGCGGCACCAGCACGCGGGGCATGCCGAGCGCCTCCGCCAGGGCCGCCGCGTGGAGGGGACCGGCCCCGCCGAACGGAACGAGCGTGTAGTCCCGCGGGTCGTGCCCCCGCTCCACCGACACGCGCCGAAGGGCCCGCTCCATCGTTGCGTTGGCGACCCGCAGGACGCCGAGGGCGGTCTCCTCCGGCGATCGGCCCAGCGTCTCGCCGAGGCGCCCCACTGCGCTGCGGGCGGCCTCCGGGGCCATGTCGAGAGCATCGGTGCCGCCGAGCACGCGGTCGGGGTCGAGGCGGCCTAGCGTGAGGTGCGCGTCGGTGACCGTCGGCCGGGTGCCGCCGCGCCCGTAGCAGACGGCCCCCGGCTCGGCCCCCGCGCTCTCCGGGCCCACCCGCAGGCTGCCGCCGGCGTCGACGTGGGCGATGCTGCCGCCCCCGGCCCCGACGGTGTGAATGTCGGTGGCGGGGAGGCGAAGCGGGAGGCCGGCGATCGTATGCTCGGTGGCGCGGGGCACCGCCCCGTCGCAGAGGGCCACGTCGGCGCTCGTTCCGCCCATGTCGAGGGTCATCATGCGAGGGGCCTCGCCCAGGGCGCGCCGGGCCACCCCGAGAGCGCCGACCACCCCGCCGGCCGGGCCGCTCAGGGCGAGACGGGCGGCCTGCTCGCCGGCGGGCCCCGGCCCAATCGTGCCGCCGCTCGACTGCATGACGCGAACCGGCCGCTCGCCCAGTTCGCCACCGAGACGCGTCAGGTAGCGCTCCACCCTGGGGCGGACGTACGCGTTGGCGACCGTCGTGGCCACGCGCTCGTACTCCCGGTGCTCAGGCAAGAGGGCGCTGCTTCGGGTCACCGGCACCGCGTCTGGCAGCTCGTCTCGAAGGAGCTCGGCGGCCCGCTTCTCGTGCTCGGGGTTTCGGTAGGAGAAAAGAAACGCGAGGGCGACGCTCTGGACGTCCTGTTCCTCGAGAACGCGGGCCACGCGGCGCACGGCCGCCTCGTCCAGCGGGGTGAGGATGTCCCCCTCGGCACTGATGCGCTCCGGCACCTCGTGGCGCCGGGCGGCCGGCACGAGGGGATCAGGCCGCATCGGCGTCAGGTCGTAGAGGTCGGGCCGGTCCTGCCGCCCGATGGCGAGCACGTCGGCGAAGCCCTCCGTGGTCACCAGCGCCGCCTTCGCGCCTTGCCGCTCCAAAAGCGCGTTCGTCGCCGTCGTGGTGCCGTGGGCGATGGGCGCCGCGGGGGACACGTCGAGCCGACCGAGCCCCGTGCCGACGGCCTCGTGTTGGGGATCGGTGGTCGGGACCTTTCGCACCTCCAGGCCCGCCTTGGTCGCCACGACGAAGTCGGTGAACGTGCCGCCGACGTCGATCCCTACCTCAGAAGGGCCGTCTGTATCGGAGGCGCCGGAAGCAGGCATCGGGGATGCAGGAATGATGCGGTGGTGTGGGGATGCCCAAAAGACGGAGGCGCCCCGACACAATCAACCGCCGTGTACCGCCAATCTCGTGGATGCCTCCTGCGGAATTCCTTGCGCGCTGGAAAGCCAGCGAGGGGGAACAGCCCGCACGTGATCAAGGCGTCGAGCCAGGGCTTCCGCATCTATTCAGACCCGCTAAGGATCTGCTCTCGAAGCGCAGGACCGATCCAGAACCCGGCCTACCGACGATCGCGAGATTGAGGAGGGGAGACGTATTGCTTACCGTCAGCACGACTGAACCGTCAGCATGACTGAATGGAATGGAGCGGCTTGCAGCCGGCGAAGTTTGAGAGAGGAAAGCGCCCGATTACTATTCTCCTGCTCCCTCGTCGTGAGAGCTGACCTCCCCCCTAGCATAGCGAAGGTCCTCCGCCAGTTCGTCGGGGCCGTAGTGCCGCTCGACACCTCGCTCGCCCAGCAGTCGGCCAAACGCCTGCTTGCTCATTTCGGCGAGCTCACGGGCCTTTCCAAAAGAGAACATGTCTTCACGGTACAGAGAGATGGCCAACTCGCGCAGGAGCTCTTCTTTTTTCCGGCCCTCGGGTAGGGCCAGTGCGTCGGCGACCGAACGAGGAATCGAGAGCTGCACGTCTTTTGAGGGAGTCACTACTCAAGGGTTGTAAGAAGAATCCTGGTTTTCTGAACAGGGCTGATGGGGGCTGGTTCTTGTGCTCCTGTACCCGAAAACCGGGCAATTTATCGTTTTTGCTTTCCAGTGGTCTCGACCCGCCATCTCGGTGAGCCGCCACCGGGCGCGTTTCGGATGGCATCGTTCTGTACGCGGAAGAATGCTCACGGGATTATGCCCAAGACTCACGGTAGAAGGTGCTCCTGCGCTGTAGAGAACGCTTCCGCATACGGGTGGGATCGGTCGCGACGACGAAATCGGTGAACGTGCCGCCGACGTCGACCCCGACCTCAGGAGGGGCGTCTGTGCCAGAGACATCAGGAGCAGACATCAGTCGCGCAGGAATGATGCGGCGGTATGAGGATGCCAAAAAAACGGAGGCGCCCCGACACAATCAACCGCCGTGCGCCGCCGAGCTTGTGGCTGCGCCTGCGGAATTTCCTGTGTGCCGGGGCGCTCGACCTTCGCCTCAAAGAAACCACACGGGGTAGTGACAACTGTTGTCACCACGTAGTGACAAAAGTGGTGACAATGGGGCAGGGGTATTCTCTGAAAACCACTGCTCTTCTTCGATACGAAGATTTGTTCGAAGAGCCTCCTACGTCGTACGAGGTCTGCTGAACAGGGACCCTATCTGACCAGGGAACTCATTCCCTGTGGTTTTTGATTACCTGGCCCACAGCCTCGATAAACTGAGATACGTCACCAACGAGATCTTCCGCGGCCTGGATTTCGAAGACGGAAAACGCGTCGTAGTCAGCTCGATTGCGATCTGTCTCAGCGCGAGCGAGAACTTTTCCGACTTCTTCTGAGATACGACCAGTTCGAACAAAGTGATAACTGAAGCGGGATAGGATCCCTGCGTGGGAGGTGGGTTCTTCTCCTTCAGTCAAGAGGGCTGCGCGGGCTGCGTGAAAAGCAGCATAGTATGCTCGATTCATGGCCGCTTCCACACGGTCATCCTCCAATAGGTATGAGGCATCGTCCAGAGCTTGGTTCGCCTTCTGCAGAAGGGCCTCCGTAGGGTCCTCGCCCGATTTGCTAGTTTCGCTCAAAGCACCACGCCCTCCCGCCGAGCTGCCCGAGGCAAAGGGCGGTCGCGTTCAAAATTCTCCTCGCTGAGGTGAAGAGGAGAAAGGGCCACGCCGTACTCGCTGGCAAGACGGATCACCAATTGGCTGGTGCGCTGGGCCTCCTCATCTGGGTAAACCCTTCCACCAAGTACAATCATGAGGTCCACGTCGCTATCGGGATGGGCTTCCCCGCGGGCCTGAGAGCCATAGACAATGAGTTTTTTTAGCCGATCGCCATAGATTTCTCCAAGAGCAGACTCTGCATCTGAAAGTGCCCTTCGGACCGGAGTAGAAAAGGGTGAGGAAGCAGGCATCGAGGAGCAGACGATCATAATTTTCAACGCGTATACGTTCACGAATTGAATCGATTGGCGTTCTCAACCTACAGTATCGGGAGAGCGCGAGAGGGCTTGGAAGCCGATTGCTTCGAGGAAGCCCGGCTCTATGAAGCTGTCGCTCACGGAGGTGTCGCTCCTTCGGTGGTACCAACCTATCGGTTTCGAACCTGTCGGTCCTGAACCTGTCGGTCCTGAACCTGTCGGTTCGGAGACCCTCTCGCGGGACACAGTCGAAGTCAAATAGTCGAATTCAATGGGTAGCCGCGGCCAGCGATAACCAAGCGGCTGTGTGTTTCTGCCGGTGGGGTCGGGCAGCCCCGAACCGTCCCGGGAAGTAGGTAGCCCCTCTGGCGCCGGAGAATCCGCCTAGAGAGCCGGACAAGACCTGTGAGGTTGTGCCCGCGGGCACCGCTCGTCGAGTGGTAGAATCCCCCAAAGAGCAATAGCTCTGTGAGCGAAGGCTAGATTAGCCGAGGGAGAAATCAAGTTGGCCCGGCTGAATTGATGGGCGGCTGGAGCCCGTGCAAGAGGACAAGGTTATTGTCTGCTGTTTCTGTGGCGCTCGATGTCCGCCTCAGAGAAACCACGCGAGGCATTGACAATCGTTGTCACCACGTAGTGACAAAAGTGGTGACAATGGGGCAGGGGTATTCTCTGAAAACCGCCGCTCTTCTTCGATGAGAAGCTTTTCTTGAAGGAGTTCTTACGTCGTGCAAGACCTGCCGATCAGGGATCTCACCCAACCAGGAATCTCATTCCCTGTGGTTTTCGACTACTCTGTGTACCACTTTGGTGAACTGAGACACGTTGCTGACGAGATCTTCCGCGGCCTGGATTTCGAAGACGGAAACCGCGTCGTAGTCGGCTCGATTGCGGTCTGTCTCAGCGCGGGCGAGAACTTTTCCGACCTCTTCTGAGGTACGAACGGTTCGAATAAAGTGATGACTGAAGCGAGACAGAATCCCTGCGTGGGAGGTGGGTTCGTCTCCTTCAATCAGAAGGGTTCAGTTAGCGCTTCTGCGCGTGGTCAAGGGGCCTTCCTCGACGAGGATCATAACGGCAAGTCTGTTTCTGAGCAAGCTTGACGATCAACTGGGCAGCTCAACCCGAGGCGGGAAAGGGCGAGCCTGGACGGCTTCTCGCTTGTCCTTCTTTTCCCAAACGCCTGTTTGATACCTGTCGTGTCGGCGCATCTGAGGACCAGGTAGCGGGAGGGAGGCCGCCCCATCGGCGCAGCCCTAGAGGCACAGCCGACAGGAAGGCCCTTTGTCCTACCGGTCGGGGATCAGCCGCTCGTCGACCGGAAACGGCTCGGCCTGGCCGAGCTCAATATCGTCGAAGGCCTCATGCAGAGGATTGAGGAGATAGTTGTAGCTGTAGGGCGCCGCGACAGAGGGAACCCTGAGAACCGCCGAGTCCTCGCGGGAGACCCACCGATCACCGATACGTTGCGACCGGGAGGAAGGGGGATGCCGGTCCCACCCGTCCGGCAGGTCCTCCGCTTCCAGCTTGGAGAGTTGTCCCTGTGGGATCCCCACCCGAAAGAGCATGTAGCGCCGGAGCTGATCGTAGCGTTCCAATCCGGTCATCGTCTCGACGAGCGCCAGCGGCAGGCTCCCGGCGGTGTACACGACAGATATCCCGGGACTGTTGAACCGCCCCCCGTATTGGCGCGCTCCCTCTCCGCTGAAGGCCGACCCCGAATACTGTTCCTCCACGGGTCGCCAAACCGTCAGGTCAGTCATCCGTCAATACCAGCCGCTGGCGGAGGCAAGGCGAACTAAAGAAGACAAGGACCTAGGCCGGAACCCCGTGTTCGATGCGGCCAAGAAGGCGTTCGACCTCCCGGGCGCCCGGCTCCAGCCGGGCAATCTCAAGGGGAACCTCTCCGCCCAGGCGCATCTGCGGGCGTTTCAGCCAGGAGCGGGACTCCTCTTCACTCTCGAAAACACTGGTGGACTTCCGGAAAAGGCGCGCGATGCGGTAGAGGCGCTCAGATTCAACTGGGGTGAGGGTGCCGCTTTCGCCGCGGCGCTTCAAGGTGCGGGGCGAGATGCCGAGAAGGGTGGCCATCTCCTCGGGGTCAACCGCGAGTCGCTCTTGGATCTCGCCTGTGAGCCTCGCAGGAAGGCCCTCATCGATCGACTCGAGCAGGCCGGAGAGGCCTGCGGCCTGGAGGTCCTCAAACGACTCAACGGGGCGGGGCGGGGTCGAAGGAGTGGGCATTGAGAGGAGGACAGGCTTGCAGTTTGTCATCGATCAGGCGACACGTTGTCTTCATGCCGGCCTACTCCCTACAAGAGGGAGGGAGGCAGTGTTGCAGTCGCCCCTGCCTGCAGCCCGGAAACTGGAGGCCTCTGGGCTGGTCATTCTCAGAACGGCTTGTCCTACAGGTGTATCCTATAGGTGTACGAGTTGCGTATTCTTGCGTGCAAGCCCAAGCAGAAACGGCAGGAGCGAAAATATGGAGCAAACCCGGCACGATAGGCGTTTTTCACTTTCCAAATCGATAGGTGTCATCTGTGCCCCGAACACGTCCGCGGTACCCACCGGAAACCGGAGAGAAAAGATCGCCGAACTTGCCCGGAAGGGGCGAACGCCCAAAAAACTGGTTGAAGAGTTCGAGCCGACCCAGACGATGACCTCGGGCTGGCTGAAGCAAGCTGATTGGGACGAGGGATCCCGCTCGGATGTGTGCCCGAATTTTTGGACCAGTTGACCGGCTAATTGCGGCTAAGACGCAGCAGCGATTTGAGGTTCTGATTCGCAGGCAAAGAGAGTCTGCCCGAGATGTTCTCGGGGTGGAATCTGCCCGATCGAGGAGTGTCGTCGGTCCTGGTTGTAGCAGATGAACCGCTCGTCAAAGACGGTTCGCAGTGCTGGCAGGGAGGAGGCTTCCGTGATCCGAGAGACCGACCAGAAGCCTGCATCCGACCCCAGAGAGATTCGATCCAGGGGTTGCCTTTCGCCCCGCTTTCGGAGTAGCTGACGCGCATGTTGTCCTCGAGAAGAATTTCCGGTAGCGGCTCAACACGTAGTGGAGCTCTCTGTTTTAATGATGTCGCTCTTGGCTCACCAGTCCATCCAGTCCGATGATCAAAGAGACCCATGAGTGTAGGGAGTGCGGCTCCTCGAACATTATCAAAAACGGCCACAGCGCGAGCGGCTCTCAGCAATACCACTGCAAGGATTGTGGGGCCCATAAGGTGCTCGATCCGGAGCCGCGGGGCTATTCCGAGGAGGAGAAAGAGAAGATTCTCCGGGCTTACCGTGAACGCGGGTCAAAACGAGCAATCAGTCGCATTTTTGGGATCAGTCGCAATACTCTGAACCGGTGGCTTGAAAAAAGGGACACGAAGCCGACTCAGTAGCTGAGGGCCTCCGGCCAGCCAGGGACAACGACACCCTTGAACTCGACGAATGCTGGACATACGTCCGAAAACGGTCGAACAAACGGTGGCTCTGGGTCGCTCTATGCCGTCGAACTCGACAGGTCGTAGCATTTGTGATCGGAGACCGCTCGGCAAAAACCTGCGCACGGCTCTGGAGCCGGATTCCGGAGGGCTACCGGAAAGGCCGAAGTTTCAGCGACTTCTGGAAGTCCTATCGCCCAGTTTTTGAAGACGATTCCAGCCATCGGCAGGTCGGAAAGTCCAGTGGCGAGTTGGCACATGTGGAACGGTTTTTTGGGCGACTGCGGCAAAAGCTGGCACGGTACGTCCGTCGGACGCGAGCGGCCTCCCAGTCAGAACGAATGCTCCATCTGACGACAAAACTGTTCGTGGAGTGGTACAACGAAGCCATCACTTAACATCGACCCGCTACCGAATTTCCTCATGCCACCGGTAGCTGGCGTATACGCTGCCTGGGTCGTGATGGATGATCTTTTCGCCGAGCCCTTCGCCCAGGCTCGTCAACCGTTTGCGAACCTGCTCCCAACAGCGCATGGCCAGCTTTAGATTGGCGCTCGGCCCGACCGCCCAACCCGGACCCGCAGAAGCTCTCCAGACGGGCCGCGGCCATCAGGTAGGCCTTGCGGTTTCCCCCGCTAAGCGCCCAGTTGTCCCGGGACGGCCCCGAAAAGACGCCAAAAAGACGACTCCAGGGAGGCGACTACAAGGAGACGACACAGATGAACCGACACCGATGAGCATACCCTACGACGGCGCATACCGTGCACAACGGCACAGCTCACTTCCAGCAGTTCTCACGGAGGGGCGGAAGACACGGCGCTTTGAAACGGTGCTTTGCCAAATGCCGTTCAAAAATGGCAATTCAT is part of the Salinibacter ruber DSM 13855 genome and encodes:
- a CDS encoding hydantoinase/oxoprolinase family protein, yielding MPASGASDTDGPSEVGIDVGGTFTDFVVATKAGLEVRKVPTTDPQHEAVGTGLGRLDVSPAAPIAHGTTTATNALLERQGAKAALVTTEGFADVLAIGRQDRPDLYDLTPMRPDPLVPAARRHEVPERISAEGDILTPLDEAAVRRVARVLEEQDVQSVALAFLFSYRNPEHEKRAAELLRDELPDAVPVTRSSALLPEHREYERVATTVANAYVRPRVERYLTRLGGELGERPVRVMQSSGGTIGPGPAGEQAARLALSGPAGGVVGALGVARRALGEAPRMMTLDMGGTSADVALCDGAVPRATEHTIAGLPLRLPATDIHTVGAGGGSIAHVDAGGSLRVGPESAGAEPGAVCYGRGGTRPTVTDAHLTLGRLDPDRVLGGTDALDMAPEAARSAVGRLGETLGRSPEETALGVLRVANATMERALRRVSVERGHDPRDYTLVPFGGAGPLHAAALAEALGMPRVLVPPAPGALSALGLLMADVTHDASRALLTSVGTLQGDPAPIQHAASALTEKVESALEGHGTPKVAFELDLRYVGQSYEVTVPLASPVTATALGGAAEAFHDRHRRRYGHAAPEAPVEAVALRARGTVPVSPPPLPREPETDLPLRDAEIGTRPVWFSPGGPAETTVYARTALHHGHTLEGPAVLHQYDTTIVVPPGWRARVDAYRNVWIER
- a CDS encoding RES family NAD+ phosphorylase, which gives rise to MTDLTVWRPVEEQYSGSAFSGEGARQYGGRFNSPGISVVYTAGSLPLALVETMTGLERYDQLRRYMLFRVGIPQGQLSKLEAEDLPDGWDRHPPSSRSQRIGDRWVSREDSAVLRVPSVAAPYSYNYLLNPLHEAFDDIELGQAEPFPVDERLIPDR
- a CDS encoding HEPN domain-containing protein, translating into MSETSKSGEDPTEALLQKANQALDDASYLLEDDRVEAAMNRAYYAAFHAARAALLTEGEEPTSHAGILSRFSYHFVRTGRISEEVGKVLARAETDRNRADYDAFSVFEIQAAEDLVGDVSQFIEAVGQVIKNHRE
- a CDS encoding UPF0175 family protein, with the translated sequence MQLSIPRSVADALALPEGRKKEELLRELAISLYREDMFSFGKARELAEMSKQAFGRLLGERGVERHYGPDELAEDLRYARGEVSSHDEGAGE
- the parS gene encoding type II RES/Xre toxin-antitoxin system antitoxin, which translates into the protein MPTPSTPPRPVESFEDLQAAGLSGLLESIDEGLPARLTGEIQERLAVDPEEMATLLGISPRTLKRRGESGTLTPVESERLYRIARLFRKSTSVFESEEESRSWLKRPQMRLGGEVPLEIARLEPGAREVERLLGRIEHGVPA
- a CDS encoding nucleotidyltransferase domain-containing protein, whose translation is MIVCSSMPASSPFSTPVRRALSDAESALGEIYGDRLKKLIVYGSQARGEAHPDSDVDLMIVLGGRVYPDEEAQRTSQLVIRLASEYGVALSPLHLSEENFERDRPLPRAARREGVVL
- a CDS encoding IS1-like element ISSru2 family transposase (programmed frameshift), whose product is MIKETHECRECGSSNIIKNGHSASGSQQYHCKDCGAHKVLDPEPRGYSEEEKEKILRAYRERGSKRAISRIFGISRNTLNRWLGKKGHEADSVAEGLRPARDNDTLELDECWTYVRKRSNKRWLWVALCRRTRQVVAFVIGDRSAKTCARLWSRIPEGYRKGRSFSDFWKSYRPVFEDDSSHRQVGKSSGELAHVERFFGRLRQKLARYVRRTRAASQSERMLHLTTKLFVEWYNEAIT
- a CDS encoding HEPN domain-containing protein; this encodes MIEGDEPTSHAGILSRFSHHFIRTVRTSEEVGKVLARAETDRNRADYDAVSVFEIQAAEDLVSNVSQFTKVVHRVVENHRE